CGGTGCATGGTTGGGGGCGGCCGAGGCACCAACAAAGTTGGTCTCGATCGGGGTCTCCCCGCTGGTGATTTCGCTGATTATGGTCGTCGGCGTGTTCCTGGCACGCTGGAGCCTGCCCGCCTTGATCCGGGGGACTTCTTACATTCGCGCTGACGTGCGGCAGGCACCCCACTTGATCGTCTGGGCAGTGCTGGCGGGTTGCCTGTGGGCGGTGGCCAATACATTGACGATTTTCGCTATCCGCGATATCGGCCTCACCATTGCTTTCCCGCTCTGGAACACCAACAGCTTGCTGGGAATTTTTTGGGGCTTTCTCTTCTTCAACGAGCTGCGCCAGGCCGGTTGGCTGCGCTGGATGGGAGTGTTAGGCGGAGCGCTGATCATGTTTGGTGGAGCGACGCTGCTGGCCTTTGCCTCTTCAACTCAAGCGCCGGCCGAGCACGCGCTGCGAGGCGTCTT
This region of Candidatus Acidiferrales bacterium genomic DNA includes:
- a CDS encoding EamA family transporter, whose protein sequence is MSSAAPQSAVEASRLRSLQAVGIFCGFTAGAWLGAAEAPTKLVSIGVSPLVISLIMVVGVFLARWSLPALIRGTSYIRADVRQAPHLIVWAVLAGCLWAVANTLTIFAIRDIGLTIAFPLWNTNSLLGIFWGFLFFNELRQAGWLRWMGVLGGALIMFGGATLLAFASSTQAPAEHALRGVLAALGAGVLWGTMYIPYRKAYLTGMNPLSFVTFFTIGELGMMTTLAVSYAGGPAPLWQELVTTKDVLFWLLLGGFIWVVGDQFQQYAAKYVGISRGIPLSNTNQL